The nucleotide sequence TGCTGGAGAACACGCACAACCGGGCCGGCGGAGTGGTTCTCCCGTTGGAGGCGCAGAATAAACTCTGCCGGTTCGCCCATGAAAACAATCTGAAGACACATCTCGACGGCGCCCGGATTTGGAACGCCGCGGCGGCCAGTGGAATTCCCGAGAAGCAATGGGCCGAGTCCTTCGACTCTGTGGCCGTTTGTCTCTCGAAGGGATTGGGCGCTCCCATCGGTTCTCTTGTCGCCGGTGGCCGCGAGTTCATCCGCAAAGCTCATCATTACCGCAAGCGCTTCGGCGGGGGGATGCGCCAAGCGGGGATTCTCGCGGCGGCGGGTTTGTATGCCGTCGATCACCACCGGAAACGTCTGACGGAAGATCATCGGCGGGCTCTCAAGCTGGCGACAAGCCTGGCGCCCCTTGCGGGGATCAGCGTCGATCCATCGCGGACGGAAACCAACATGGTCATGCTGCAGATCTCGAATGACGCTCCACCGGCGGACGTCTGGATCGAAAAACTCAAAGAGGAGGGGCTTCTCATTATCGCCATGGGTGAGCGGGCGATCCGCCTGGTCACCCATTTGGATATTGATGATGAGGGGATAGAGCGGGCCGTCACAGCCTTCACCCGCGTCGCCGGCGGTTTCGCTTCCTAGGGAGTTTCGGGGGAGACTTTCCGCCAGGTATGAGTGAGATTGTGCACGCGGCAATTCTCCATCGCCGCATTGCAGGTGGTGAAACACTCCATAC is from Candidatus Eisenbacteria bacterium and encodes:
- the ltaE gene encoding low-specificity L-threonine aldolase → MLEKCVDLRSDTVTKPTPEMRRALAEAEVGDDVFGDDPTVRRLESRVAEILGKEAALFVPSGTMANEVAVAAHTERGDEIILEGRSHIFLFEGGGPALLSGVQVYPLPGDRGLPTIDAVKSAIRPDNCHFPVSRLLVLENTHNRAGGVVLPLEAQNKLCRFAHENNLKTHLDGARIWNAAAASGIPEKQWAESFDSVAVCLSKGLGAPIGSLVAGGREFIRKAHHYRKRFGGGMRQAGILAAAGLYAVDHHRKRLTEDHRRALKLATSLAPLAGISVDPSRTETNMVMLQISNDAPPADVWIEKLKEEGLLIIAMGERAIRLVTHLDIDDEGIERAVTAFTRVAGGFAS